A single region of the Solwaraspora sp. WMMD406 genome encodes:
- a CDS encoding M48 family metallopeptidase codes for MAGARKPVVEVRRSQRRRRTVSAYREGERVVILIPDQFSRAEESEWVDRMLARLAAREERLRRSDSELVGRAKRLIDRYLPEHGRVAVPASVRWVTNQNSRWGSCTPADRTIRISHRMQEMPDWVIDYVLLHELAHLIVPSHNARFWELVGRYPKAERARGYLEGVAAATGFVLAD; via the coding sequence ATGGCCGGGGCGCGCAAGCCAGTCGTCGAGGTGCGGCGCAGCCAGCGCCGACGCCGGACGGTGTCCGCCTATCGCGAGGGCGAGCGGGTCGTCATCCTCATCCCGGACCAGTTCTCCCGGGCCGAGGAGAGCGAGTGGGTCGACCGGATGCTCGCCCGGCTGGCCGCCCGCGAGGAACGCCTCCGCCGCTCCGACAGCGAGCTCGTCGGCCGGGCCAAGCGCCTGATCGACCGCTACCTGCCGGAACACGGCCGGGTCGCGGTGCCGGCCAGCGTACGGTGGGTCACCAACCAGAACAGTCGCTGGGGGTCGTGCACGCCGGCCGACCGGACGATCCGGATCTCGCACCGCATGCAGGAGATGCCGGACTGGGTGATCGACTACGTACTGCTGCACGAGTTGGCGCACCTGATCGTGCCGAGCCACAACGCCCGGTTCTGGGAACTCGTCGGCCGCTACCCCAAGGCCGAGCGGGCCCGAGGCTATCTGGAAGGGGTCGCGGCGGCCACCGGATTCGTCCTCGCCGACTGA
- the nudC gene encoding NAD(+) diphosphatase: protein MAGVDQPPLARSALDRAAHRRTEPGWLERAWTRSRVLVLDTAAGGRALVHDVERADSPAAVALVLVDPMPSAVDDRVFLGVDRDETPIFAVDAPLPVVPGARPATVREVGHQLDDRDAGLFTAAAALLGWHARHPYAPGTGSPTRPSDGGWSRTDPDEVRIWPRTDPAVIVLPHDGVPGPQGRCLLANHHARRGDGRGRLYSCLAGFVEPGESAEATVAREVREEVGMTLSELSYLGSQSWPFPGTLMLGYLGRVDPDQSVRIDPEEIIRARWFSRAEVRAVLAGDQVDSGDGFTVRLAPPASIAAFLIGHWVADRG from the coding sequence GTGGCTGGCGTCGACCAGCCGCCGTTGGCGCGTAGCGCGCTGGACCGGGCGGCGCATCGGCGTACCGAGCCGGGGTGGCTGGAGCGGGCGTGGACCCGGTCGCGGGTGCTGGTGCTGGACACGGCCGCTGGTGGCCGGGCGCTGGTCCACGACGTCGAACGGGCCGATTCCCCGGCGGCGGTCGCGCTGGTGCTGGTCGACCCGATGCCGTCGGCGGTGGACGATCGGGTCTTCCTCGGCGTCGATCGGGACGAAACGCCAATCTTCGCGGTGGACGCGCCGTTGCCGGTGGTGCCCGGGGCCCGTCCGGCCACGGTGCGGGAGGTCGGGCACCAGCTCGACGACCGGGACGCCGGGCTGTTCACCGCGGCGGCGGCGCTGCTCGGCTGGCATGCCCGACATCCGTACGCGCCGGGCACCGGGTCGCCGACCCGACCGAGCGATGGCGGATGGTCGCGGACGGACCCGGACGAAGTCCGCATCTGGCCGCGCACCGACCCGGCGGTGATCGTGCTGCCGCACGACGGCGTGCCCGGCCCGCAGGGGCGCTGCCTGCTCGCCAACCATCATGCCCGGCGCGGTGACGGGCGGGGACGGCTCTACTCCTGCCTGGCCGGGTTCGTCGAGCCGGGCGAGTCGGCTGAGGCGACGGTGGCCCGGGAGGTCCGGGAAGAGGTCGGGATGACCTTGTCGGAGCTGTCCTATCTCGGCAGCCAGTCCTGGCCGTTCCCGGGCACGCTGATGCTCGGCTACCTCGGGCGGGTCGATCCGGATCAGTCAGTTCGGATCGACCCGGAGGAGATCATCCGGGCTCGCTGGTTCAGCCGGGCCGAGGTGCGCGCGGTGCTGGCCGGTGACCAGGTGGACTCGGGTGACGGGTTCACGGTGCGGCTGGCGCCACCCGCGTCGATCGCGGCTTTCCTGATCGGTCACTGGGTCGCCGATCGTGGGTGA
- a CDS encoding mycoredoxin: protein MLTMYSTTWCGYCHRLKSQFDREQIPYEVIDIERDENAAAYVMEVNGGNQTVPTVRFPDGSALTNPNIAQVRQRLASIAGN, encoded by the coding sequence ATGTTGACCATGTATTCGACCACGTGGTGCGGTTACTGCCACCGGCTCAAGTCCCAGTTCGATCGGGAGCAGATTCCGTACGAGGTGATCGACATCGAACGGGACGAGAACGCGGCGGCCTATGTGATGGAGGTCAACGGCGGCAACCAGACGGTCCCGACAGTACGATTTCCGGACGGTTCGGCATTGACCAACCCGAATATTGCTCAAGTTCGTCAGCGTCTCGCCAGCATCGCCGGTAACTGA
- a CDS encoding DUF5679 domain-containing protein, whose translation MADQAQTYNGYCVKCKEKRDFEGTVEVSKTGMNMAKGKCPVCGTTVNRILGKAKV comes from the coding sequence GTGGCCGACCAGGCCCAGACCTACAACGGTTACTGCGTGAAGTGCAAGGAGAAGCGGGATTTCGAGGGCACCGTCGAGGTGTCGAAGACCGGCATGAACATGGCCAAGGGCAAGTGCCCAGTCTGCGGCACAACAGTGAACCGGATCTTGGGCAAGGCCAAGGTCTGA
- a CDS encoding DUF397 domain-containing protein, translating to MNPADQRSVRTAGGNSPAWRKSSRSQSTNCVEVGPLAGDRAPVLMRDSKNRTGPVLSFERTNWRDFIDSAKDGEFDLS from the coding sequence ATGAACCCAGCAGATCAGCGCAGCGTGCGCACCGCTGGCGGGAACTCGCCCGCTTGGCGTAAGAGCAGCCGCAGCCAGAGCACCAACTGTGTCGAGGTCGGACCACTGGCTGGCGACCGGGCGCCGGTGCTGATGCGGGACAGCAAGAACCGTACCGGACCGGTCCTGTCGTTCGAGCGGACCAACTGGCGCGACTTCATCGACAGCGCGAAGGACGGGGAGTTCGACCTGAGCTGA
- a CDS encoding ATP-dependent DNA helicase UvrD2 has translation MARVLAGLDPEQRTAVTAAAVPVCVLAGAGTGKTRAITSRIAYRVLSGQIVARHVLAVTFTARAAAQLRARLGELGVAGVQARTFHAAALRQVRYFAPRLLGGREMPELLDSKIRLVTLAAGRLGVRTDRAAARDLAGEIEWAKSSLVEPGEYAVAAAKAMRETPHEPARVAEVFAAYEQVKRANGVIDFEDVLRAAIWGIEDHPDVAEQVRAQYRHFVVDEYQDVNPLQQRLLDAWLGGRDDLTVVGDASQTIYSFTGATSAYLVDFPHRHRDSVVVRLVRDYRSTPQVVGLANAVIRQARGAEARLRLELVGQRPAGPEPEVRIFTDEPAEATAVAARCAELIAAGTPAQEIAVLFRTNAQSEAYEKALAEAEVPYVVQGAERFFERAEIRQAMVALRAAVRSTPGETPLVEAVVAGLGAVGWAPGQPPAGGAVRERWEALAALVQLAEEFGAEPLLVPVGEAAVSERAVSLADFCAELQRRAAAQHVPTVSGVTLASLHSAKGLEWDAVFLVGLADGTLPTPYARSAEQLEEERRLLYVGVTRARQWLWLSYGTARSPGGRNRRPCRFLPQLDRSDGAAGRAGGTGRGGTGRGGTDPASGAAQRRRGQPISCRVCGTTLLAGVDRKLGRCATCPSDLDEELFDRLRTWRGRLAGDQRVPAYVVFTDATLVAIAERRPRTDAELLAIAGIGPRKLGLYGRDVCALVDGTAVDDLDWKKSSESDPENGLPASGDGA, from the coding sequence ATCGCCCGGGTGCTCGCTGGGCTCGACCCGGAGCAGCGTACGGCGGTCACCGCGGCCGCGGTGCCGGTCTGCGTCCTGGCCGGTGCCGGTACCGGGAAGACCCGGGCGATCACCAGTCGGATCGCCTACCGGGTCCTGTCGGGCCAGATCGTCGCCCGGCACGTCCTGGCGGTCACCTTCACCGCGCGGGCGGCCGCGCAGTTGCGCGCCCGGCTCGGCGAACTCGGCGTGGCGGGGGTCCAGGCCCGCACGTTCCACGCCGCCGCGTTGCGCCAGGTCCGCTACTTCGCGCCCCGACTGCTCGGCGGTCGGGAGATGCCCGAGCTGCTCGACAGCAAGATCAGACTGGTCACCCTTGCCGCCGGTCGGCTCGGCGTACGGACCGATCGGGCCGCCGCCCGCGACCTCGCCGGCGAGATCGAGTGGGCCAAGTCGTCGCTGGTCGAGCCGGGTGAGTACGCGGTGGCGGCGGCGAAGGCGATGCGGGAGACACCGCACGAGCCGGCCAGGGTCGCCGAGGTGTTCGCCGCGTACGAGCAGGTCAAGCGGGCCAACGGGGTGATCGATTTCGAGGACGTGCTCCGGGCGGCGATCTGGGGCATCGAAGACCACCCCGACGTCGCCGAGCAGGTCCGCGCCCAGTACCGGCACTTCGTGGTCGACGAGTACCAGGACGTCAACCCGCTGCAGCAGCGCCTGCTCGACGCCTGGCTGGGTGGCCGCGACGACCTGACCGTGGTCGGCGACGCCAGCCAGACGATCTATTCGTTCACCGGGGCCACCTCGGCCTACCTGGTCGATTTTCCGCACCGGCACCGCGACTCGGTGGTGGTCCGGCTGGTCCGCGACTACCGTTCGACTCCGCAGGTGGTCGGCTTGGCCAACGCGGTGATCCGGCAGGCCCGGGGGGCCGAGGCGCGGTTGCGTCTGGAACTGGTCGGACAACGTCCGGCTGGTCCGGAGCCGGAGGTCCGGATCTTCACCGACGAGCCGGCCGAGGCGACGGCGGTCGCGGCCCGGTGCGCCGAGCTGATCGCCGCCGGCACGCCCGCCCAGGAGATCGCGGTGCTGTTCCGCACCAACGCGCAGTCCGAGGCGTACGAGAAGGCGTTGGCCGAAGCCGAGGTGCCGTACGTGGTGCAGGGGGCGGAGCGGTTCTTCGAACGGGCCGAGATTCGTCAGGCGATGGTGGCGTTGCGGGCCGCAGTCCGTTCGACGCCGGGGGAGACCCCGCTGGTCGAGGCGGTGGTGGCCGGGCTGGGCGCGGTGGGTTGGGCTCCCGGCCAGCCACCGGCCGGTGGCGCGGTCCGGGAACGTTGGGAGGCGCTGGCCGCGCTGGTGCAACTGGCCGAGGAGTTCGGTGCCGAGCCGCTGCTGGTGCCGGTCGGCGAGGCAGCGGTCAGCGAGCGGGCGGTGTCGTTGGCGGATTTCTGCGCCGAGTTGCAGCGTCGGGCGGCGGCGCAACACGTCCCGACGGTGTCCGGGGTGACCCTGGCGTCGCTGCACTCGGCCAAGGGGCTGGAGTGGGACGCGGTGTTCCTGGTCGGCCTCGCCGACGGCACGTTGCCGACGCCGTACGCGCGCAGCGCCGAGCAGCTGGAGGAGGAACGTCGGCTGCTCTACGTCGGGGTGACCCGGGCCCGGCAGTGGCTCTGGTTGTCCTACGGCACCGCTCGTTCGCCGGGCGGTCGTAACCGTCGTCCCTGCCGTTTCCTGCCTCAGCTGGACCGTTCCGACGGCGCGGCGGGACGAGCCGGTGGCACCGGCAGGGGGGGCACCGGCAGGGGGGGCACCGATCCAGCGAGTGGTGCGGCGCAGCGTCGCCGGGGACAGCCGATCTCGTGTCGGGTCTGCGGGACGACGTTGCTCGCCGGGGTCGACCGCAAGCTCGGCCGGTGCGCCACCTGCCCGTCGGATCTGGACGAGGAGCTGTTCGACCGGCTTCGGACCTGGCGGGGTCGGCTGGCCGGGGATCAGCGGGTGCCGGCGTACGTGGTCTTCACCGACGCCACTCTGGTGGCGATCGCCGAACGGCGGCCACGGACCGACGCCGAGCTGCTCGCGATCGCCGGGATCGGCCCGCGCAAGCTGGGCCTTTACGGCCGGGACGTGTGCGCGTTGGTGGACGGCACGGCAGTAGATGATCTTGACTGGAAAAAAAGTTCGGAATCCGACCCGGAAAATGGTTTGCCAGCGTCCGGCGACGGGGCTTAG
- a CDS encoding helix-turn-helix transcriptional regulator has protein sequence MRRRRLGSELRRLRENAGLTGEQVIERVNWASASKLSRLENGRSRPGVGDVMDLLDLYGVSDEVRDELVGIARDAGNTRAFLRSYAVMTSRQRAYAELEAGATEIHEYGSVIIPGLLQTPDYAKIRILSALPLFDPTNDKRVPDDPDTEVAARTSRQSMLMRSNGVPRYTAVLEETALGLRCGPPDVMVAQLMHLRSMAQLPNVTLRVLPQTATIASWYLPETAFSIYSFADPEDPSAVAVETLAADMTVNEGPVLDRYRQVFDWMCQAARDPEESIEWLTEAITRHQAAGATELSTLPAPDTASPGGPHADTTPAVATTPPTTPAPLSPPATASGAGPGRPAGPPIQRGPHDATTQRAEQVTPD, from the coding sequence ATGCGCCGTCGCCGCCTCGGCAGTGAGCTGAGGCGGCTACGGGAAAACGCCGGGCTCACCGGCGAGCAGGTGATCGAGCGAGTCAACTGGGCCTCGGCGTCCAAGCTCTCCCGACTGGAGAACGGACGGAGTCGCCCGGGCGTCGGTGACGTGATGGACCTACTCGATCTGTACGGCGTCAGCGACGAGGTCCGCGACGAACTGGTCGGCATCGCCCGGGACGCCGGAAACACCCGGGCATTCCTGCGCTCGTACGCGGTGATGACCAGCCGGCAGCGGGCCTACGCCGAACTTGAGGCCGGTGCCACCGAAATCCACGAGTACGGCTCGGTGATCATTCCAGGACTTCTGCAGACCCCCGACTACGCCAAGATCCGAATCCTGTCGGCGCTACCGCTGTTCGACCCCACCAACGACAAACGGGTACCCGACGATCCCGACACAGAGGTGGCCGCCCGCACGTCGCGCCAGTCCATGCTGATGCGCAGCAACGGGGTCCCCCGCTACACCGCCGTGCTGGAGGAAACCGCACTCGGGCTACGGTGCGGGCCGCCCGACGTGATGGTCGCCCAGCTCATGCACCTGCGCTCGATGGCCCAGTTGCCGAACGTCACCCTGCGGGTGTTGCCGCAGACGGCGACCATCGCCTCCTGGTACCTGCCGGAGACCGCGTTCTCGATCTACTCGTTCGCCGATCCGGAGGATCCGAGCGCCGTGGCGGTAGAGACGCTGGCCGCCGACATGACCGTGAACGAGGGTCCGGTCCTGGACCGCTACCGGCAGGTCTTCGACTGGATGTGCCAGGCCGCCCGCGACCCCGAGGAGTCGATCGAGTGGCTCACCGAGGCGATCACCCGACACCAGGCGGCCGGCGCCACCGAATTGAGCACGCTCCCCGCACCGGACACCGCCTCCCCCGGCGGACCCCACGCGGACACCACCCCCGCCGTAGCCACCACACCACCCACCACCCCTGCCCCACTGTCCCCGCCCGCCACCGCGAGCGGGGCAGGCCCCGGCCGACCGGCCGGGCCGCCCATCCAGCGTGGACCGCACGACGCGACCACGCAGCGGGCCGAGCAGGTGACACCGGACTGA
- a CDS encoding pitrilysin family protein — protein MARTVRIPATTYPVERFTLANGLRVVLAPDRSAPVVGVAVVYDVGIRSEPPGRTGFAHLFEHLMFQGSENLEKLAHFRHVQGSGGTFNGSTHLDYTDYYQVLPSNALERALFLEADRMRAPQLTEENLRNQVDVVKEEIRVNVLNRPYGGFPWLHLPPVMFDTFPNAHDGYGSFVDLESATVAEAAEFFTRYYACGNAVLAIAGDLDVATATELVERHFGDVPARPAPPIPDFAEPELTAERRQVHTDPLAPLPAVAAAWRVPDPIADLDAYLPYVVLAEVLTDGDAARLVERLVRRDRTVTSLGGYLSFEGEPFDVRDPSVLVLQAHLPPGGDADKVLVAVDEELDRLATGGFGRGELARVQARMATHLLRDADSVLGRGLRMAVLEQQRGNPELVNQLPRLLGSVTETQVREAAASLRPQRRAALEVVPGGTQ, from the coding sequence GTGGCGCGTACAGTTCGGATTCCCGCGACGACCTACCCGGTGGAGCGGTTCACCCTCGCCAATGGCCTACGGGTGGTGCTCGCCCCGGACCGGAGTGCTCCGGTGGTCGGCGTCGCCGTCGTCTACGACGTCGGGATCCGTTCCGAGCCTCCGGGCCGCACCGGGTTCGCGCACCTGTTCGAGCACCTGATGTTCCAGGGGTCGGAGAACCTGGAGAAGCTGGCGCACTTCCGTCACGTGCAGGGCTCGGGCGGGACCTTCAACGGCAGCACCCACTTGGACTACACCGACTACTACCAGGTGCTGCCGAGCAACGCGCTGGAACGGGCGTTGTTCCTGGAGGCAGACCGGATGCGTGCCCCGCAGTTGACCGAGGAGAATCTGCGCAACCAGGTCGACGTGGTCAAGGAAGAGATTCGGGTCAACGTGCTCAACCGGCCGTACGGTGGGTTTCCCTGGCTGCACCTGCCGCCGGTGATGTTCGACACCTTCCCCAACGCGCACGACGGCTACGGATCGTTCGTCGACCTGGAGAGCGCGACGGTGGCCGAGGCGGCCGAGTTCTTCACCCGCTACTACGCCTGCGGCAATGCGGTGCTGGCGATCGCCGGTGACCTGGACGTCGCGACCGCCACCGAACTGGTCGAGCGGCACTTCGGCGACGTCCCGGCCCGCCCGGCTCCGCCGATCCCGGACTTCGCCGAACCCGAGCTGACCGCCGAACGCCGGCAGGTCCACACCGATCCGCTCGCCCCGCTGCCGGCCGTCGCCGCCGCGTGGCGGGTCCCCGACCCGATCGCGGACCTGGACGCCTATCTGCCGTACGTCGTGCTCGCCGAGGTGCTCACCGACGGGGACGCGGCCCGGCTGGTGGAGCGGCTGGTCCGGCGGGACCGGACGGTGACCAGCCTCGGTGGCTACCTCAGCTTCGAGGGCGAGCCGTTCGATGTACGGGATCCGTCGGTTCTGGTGCTGCAGGCCCACCTGCCGCCCGGGGGCGACGCCGACAAGGTCCTGGTCGCGGTCGACGAGGAGCTGGACCGGCTGGCGACGGGCGGCTTCGGCCGAGGCGAACTCGCCCGGGTGCAGGCCCGGATGGCGACCCACCTGTTGCGCGACGCCGACTCGGTGCTCGGTCGGGGGCTGCGGATGGCGGTGCTCGAACAGCAACGCGGCAATCCGGAACTGGTCAACCAGCTGCCCCGCCTGCTGGGTTCGGTCACCGAGACACAGGTACGGGAGGCTGCCGCGAGCCTGCGCCCGCAGCGCCGCGCGGCGCTTGAAGTCGTTCCGGGAGGCACCCAGTGA
- a CDS encoding pitrilysin family protein: MTSATVTDGGSTRPGPARPRRPLPPLGPNRTPPLPKVARRTLDNGLRVIAVRRPSVPLVEIRLWVPFGRAPLGRATVLSQTLFGGTANRTNGELAAELQAVGGGLSAGLDPDRLLVAGAALVSGLPRILELLNEVLTGATYPAGEVAIERDRLADRIQVALSQPAHVARAALVRRIYGRHPYAVQMPEVDQIRAVRPAALRALHTDRLHPAGANLVLVGDIAPNRALDAAEQALSGWRPTGRQLVLPPAPDPRPAPLALVDRPGSVQSSLRIALPGVSRDHPDHAALQLANMIFGGYFSSRWVENIREDKGYSYGPHSMVEHSVAGSVLLLAADVATEVTAPALLETFYELGRLAVVPPEAAELEQARQYALGTLQIGMSTQAGLAGMISTYAGFGLPVDHLAEHAARLASVTREEVAAAAARYLAPSQALGVILGDVSRIADAVAAVTPVEPPGGDRTGGDRSGGGRSGDAA, translated from the coding sequence GTGACCAGCGCGACCGTCACGGACGGTGGGAGCACCCGGCCCGGCCCGGCCCGGCCCCGCCGGCCGCTGCCCCCGCTCGGGCCCAACCGCACTCCGCCGCTGCCCAAGGTGGCGCGGCGTACGCTCGACAACGGCCTGCGGGTGATCGCTGTCCGGCGGCCTTCGGTGCCGCTGGTCGAGATCCGGCTGTGGGTTCCGTTCGGCCGGGCCCCGCTGGGCCGGGCCACGGTGCTGTCGCAGACCTTGTTCGGGGGCACCGCCAACCGGACCAACGGCGAACTGGCGGCCGAGCTGCAGGCGGTCGGCGGCGGTCTGTCCGCCGGCCTGGACCCGGACCGGTTGCTGGTCGCCGGCGCCGCGCTGGTCTCCGGCCTGCCCCGGATCCTGGAACTGCTCAACGAGGTGCTCACCGGGGCGACGTACCCGGCCGGCGAGGTGGCCATCGAGCGCGACCGGCTGGCCGACCGGATCCAGGTGGCGCTGAGCCAGCCCGCCCACGTGGCGCGCGCGGCGCTGGTCCGCCGGATTTACGGCCGGCATCCGTACGCGGTGCAGATGCCCGAGGTCGACCAGATCCGAGCGGTCCGGCCGGCGGCGCTGCGCGCGTTGCACACCGACCGGTTGCATCCGGCCGGAGCGAACCTCGTGCTCGTCGGCGACATCGCCCCCAACCGGGCTCTGGACGCCGCCGAACAGGCGCTCAGCGGCTGGCGTCCGACTGGTCGGCAGCTCGTCCTGCCACCGGCGCCGGACCCCCGGCCGGCTCCGCTCGCGTTGGTCGACCGGCCGGGGTCGGTCCAGTCGTCGCTACGGATCGCGTTGCCGGGCGTGAGTCGGGACCATCCCGATCACGCGGCGCTGCAGCTGGCGAACATGATCTTCGGTGGCTACTTCTCGTCCCGGTGGGTGGAGAACATCCGGGAGGACAAGGGGTACAGCTACGGACCGCATTCGATGGTGGAGCATTCGGTCGCCGGATCGGTGCTGCTGCTCGCTGCCGACGTCGCCACCGAGGTGACCGCCCCGGCTCTGCTGGAGACCTTCTACGAGTTGGGCCGTCTCGCCGTCGTACCGCCCGAGGCCGCCGAGCTGGAGCAGGCCCGTCAGTACGCGCTCGGCACCCTGCAGATCGGCATGTCGACGCAGGCCGGGCTGGCCGGAATGATCAGCACCTACGCCGGGTTCGGGCTGCCCGTCGACCATCTGGCCGAACACGCCGCCCGGTTGGCGTCGGTCACCCGGGAGGAGGTCGCCGCCGCCGCTGCCCGCTACCTGGCACCGTCCCAGGCGCTCGGGGTGATCCTGGGTGACGTGTCGCGGATCGCCGACGCGGTCGCGGCGGTGACCCCGGTCGAGCCGCCTGGTGGCGACCGTACCGGTGGCGACCGTAGCGGTGGTGGCCGTAGCGGCGACGCGGCGTGA
- a CDS encoding AarF/ABC1/UbiB kinase family protein, producing the protein MTDIPRWAVSRTAKLAALPLGFAGRTVLGLGKRVTGLASDVISTEIQERTAEQLFSVLGQLKGGAMKAGQALSVFEAALPDELAAPYRQALTKLQEAAPPLPAGSVHKVLADQLGERWRDTFVEFDDHPAAAASIGQVHKAVWRDESGAGRDVAVKVQYPGAGEALLADLKQLARLSTMFRAIQPGLDIKPLLAELRDRLAEELDYELEARSQRAFATAYADDEQIRVPAVLASAPRVLVTEWLDGVPLSKIINDGTADDRNRAGELMAVLHFSAPARAGLLHADPHPGNFRLLPDGRLGVVDFGAVARLPDGHPEPIGRLVRLALAGDADAVVTGLRDEGFIKPDDPIDAPAVLDFLLPMLEPLAVEEFQFSRKWLRDEATRLASPKSPAYQLSRQLNLPPSYLLIHRVTLGSIGVLSQLEARAPYRRIVQRWLPGFVPAG; encoded by the coding sequence GTGACCGATATCCCGCGCTGGGCCGTGTCCAGGACCGCCAAGCTCGCCGCGTTGCCACTCGGCTTCGCCGGCCGTACCGTCCTGGGCCTGGGTAAGCGGGTCACCGGACTCGCTTCCGACGTCATCTCCACCGAGATCCAGGAACGCACCGCCGAGCAGCTGTTCAGCGTGCTCGGCCAGCTCAAGGGCGGTGCGATGAAGGCCGGGCAGGCGCTGTCGGTGTTCGAGGCGGCCCTGCCGGACGAGCTGGCCGCCCCGTACCGGCAGGCGTTGACCAAGCTGCAGGAGGCGGCACCGCCGCTGCCCGCCGGCAGCGTGCACAAGGTGCTCGCCGACCAGCTCGGGGAGCGGTGGCGGGACACGTTCGTCGAGTTCGACGACCATCCGGCCGCCGCCGCCAGCATCGGACAGGTGCACAAGGCGGTCTGGCGGGACGAGTCCGGCGCGGGCCGCGACGTCGCCGTCAAGGTGCAGTATCCCGGTGCCGGCGAGGCGCTGCTGGCCGATCTCAAGCAACTGGCCCGGCTCAGCACGATGTTCCGGGCGATCCAGCCCGGCCTGGACATCAAGCCGCTCCTCGCCGAGCTGCGGGACCGGCTCGCCGAGGAGCTCGACTACGAACTGGAGGCGCGGTCACAGCGGGCCTTCGCCACGGCGTACGCAGACGACGAGCAGATCCGGGTGCCGGCGGTGCTGGCCTCGGCGCCCCGGGTGCTGGTCACCGAATGGCTCGACGGCGTCCCCCTTTCCAAGATCATCAACGATGGTACGGCTGACGACCGGAACCGGGCCGGCGAGCTGATGGCCGTCCTGCACTTCTCCGCGCCGGCCCGCGCCGGGCTGCTGCACGCCGACCCGCATCCGGGCAACTTCCGGCTGCTCCCCGACGGCCGCCTCGGGGTGGTCGACTTCGGGGCGGTGGCCCGGCTGCCCGACGGGCACCCCGAGCCGATCGGCCGGCTGGTCCGGCTGGCCTTGGCGGGCGACGCCGACGCGGTCGTCACCGGGCTCCGTGACGAGGGCTTCATCAAGCCGGACGATCCGATCGACGCGCCGGCGGTGCTCGACTTCCTGCTGCCGATGCTGGAGCCGTTGGCGGTGGAGGAGTTCCAGTTCAGCCGCAAGTGGCTGCGCGACGAGGCGACCCGGCTGGCCAGCCCGAAATCCCCGGCCTACCAGCTGAGCCGCCAGCTCAACCTGCCGCCGTCGTACCTGCTGATCCATCGGGTCACCCTCGGCTCGATCGGGGTACTGAGCCAGCTGGAGGCCCGGGCCCCGTACCGGCGGATCGTGCAACGCTGGCTGCCCGGGTTCGTCCCGGCCGGCTGA
- a CDS encoding WhiB family transcriptional regulator: MATLERVWKPGCRPAATGQSEVVADLPCRKFDPDLWFSDSPTELELAKSLCVDCPLRVECLAGAVERAEPWGVWGGEIFERGAVVPRKRPRGRPRKEDLARDAALQGEVEARLAADGVAGTRRAVRLAA, from the coding sequence TTGGCCACACTCGAGCGCGTCTGGAAGCCGGGTTGCCGGCCGGCCGCGACGGGCCAGTCGGAGGTTGTGGCAGACCTACCGTGTCGGAAGTTCGACCCTGACCTGTGGTTCTCCGACTCCCCGACGGAGTTGGAGCTGGCCAAGTCGCTCTGCGTGGACTGTCCACTGCGGGTGGAGTGCCTGGCCGGCGCGGTCGAGCGGGCCGAGCCCTGGGGCGTCTGGGGCGGCGAGATCTTCGAGCGGGGCGCGGTGGTGCCGCGCAAGCGGCCGCGTGGCCGCCCCCGTAAGGAGGACCTCGCGCGCGACGCCGCCCTGCAGGGCGAGGTCGAGGCGCGGTTGGCGGCCGACGGCGTCGCCGGCACCCGCCGGGCCGTCCGGTTGGCGGCCTGA